A portion of the Pagrus major chromosome 8, Pma_NU_1.0 genome contains these proteins:
- the cd59b gene encoding CD59 glycoprotein: protein MKRRLGLFLLVCFGMLHLGSGLRCYKCSDYTGRCQNVQECTYEDSCISLSERGGKTIRQCIRYTDCDNSRLTQMFPAISGFTYRCCSSNLCNSSKAVALATPVLALAGTVLSVWWCWV from the exons ATGAAGCGCCGCCTCGGACTCTTCCTGCTCGTGTGTTTTGGGATGCTTCATTTGG GTTCTGGACTTCGCTGCTATAAGTGCTCTGATTACACCGGACGCTGTCAGAACGTGCAGGAGTGCACGTATGAAGACTCGTGTATATCACTGAGTGAAAGAG GTGGGAAGACCATCCGTCAGTGCATCAGGTACACGGACTGTGATAACTCTCGTCTCACCCAGATGTTCCCGGCGATCTCCGGCTTCACCTAccgctgctgcagcagcaacctGTGCAACTCCAGCAAGGCTGTTGCCTTGGCAACGCCCGTCCTGGCTCTGGCGGGGACGGTGCTGAGCGTCTGGTGGTGTTGGGTCTAA